The genome window TTATAAAAAATATATTAAAGTTTTAATTTATATGGATTGTTTAAATAAGAAAAGACCGCCGAAGCGATCTTTATGGTATTAGAGTTTTGACTCATAGCGTCTAAGCATATAAAGTCTTTTAAGCATTTTTTTACGAGCTGAGATTTTTTGTTTTTTACGAATTTCAGTCATAGGCTCAAAAAAGCGTCTAGCACGAACTTCAGTAACTACTAAGTTACGGTCAGTTTGTTTTTTAAAGCGTCTATATGCTTCATCAAAAGACTCATTTGGATGTACCTTAACTCCTGGCACGATCCTCACCACCTTTCGTTGAAATTTTTGAGTGCAGATTATATCTAAATTTAACTTAAATTTATATTTTATAATTATAAAATAATCTTATTTAACCATATTTTAAAATAAGAAGTTATATAATCAACAATAAAATCACACAAGGAATAACAAATGTCTTGTAAGCCTACGCATTACACTAAACGCCGTTATAGCGTGTATGCTATTGTTACTTTGATTGCTTTGGTGCTTCCATTTATTCGCATTAATGGCAATCATCTATTTTTGCTAAGTTTTGATAAAAAACAGTTACATCTACTCTTTACTTCATTTGATATGCAAGAGCTATATTTAATGCCGTTTTTGCTTATTATTTTGTTTTTAAGTATATTTTTTATGACTACTTTAGGTGGTAGGGTTTGGTGTGGATGGACCTGTCCGCAGACAATTTTTCGTGTAATTTATAGGGATTTAATTTGCACTAAAATCCTTAAAATTCGCAAAAATATCAAAGATAAACAAAAAGAATTTGACGAAAATATAATCAAAAAAACTATCTCAGTAATTATTTGGGCAGCTCTTGCATTTGTAGCTGCTAGTAATTTTATGTGGTATTTTGTACCACCTGAGGATTTTTTTACCTATCTTGCTAATCCAGCCGAGCATAAGCTTTTAGTTGGAATTTTAATAGGTATTACAACATTTTTAGTTTTTGATGTGGTATATTTGGCTGAGAATTTTTGTATATATGTTTGCCCGTATGCTAGAGTACAAAGCGTTATGTTTGACAATGATACAATTCAGGTGATTTATGATGAAAATCGTGGTGGTAAATTATATGATGGACATACAAAATTAGGTAAAAAGCCAACTACTCCAGGTGCTGAGTGTATAGGTTGTGAGGCATGTGTAAGAGTATGCCCAACTCATATAGATATTAGAAAAGGTATGCAACTTGAGTGTATCAACTGTCTTGAATGTAGCGATGCTTGTAGCGAGGTAATGGGCAAACTAGGCAAAGAGAGCTTAATTAATTGGACTAGTGCTAAGGCTATTAAAACTAAAAGCAAGGTTAAATATTTTAGATTTAGAACAATTGGCTATATGGTTGCATTATCTATTGCTGTGATTGCGCTAGGACTAATGACAACCAAAAAAGAGCATATGCTATTAAATATAAATAGAGCTACTCAACTTTATAGTATTAAGGTGCTTGATGATAATACACCAAAAGTGCAAAATGCATATACATTTTTAATACAAAATACTGATAATGTT of Campylobacter vicugnae contains these proteins:
- the ccoG gene encoding cytochrome c oxidase accessory protein CcoG, which encodes MSCKPTHYTKRRYSVYAIVTLIALVLPFIRINGNHLFLLSFDKKQLHLLFTSFDMQELYLMPFLLIILFLSIFFMTTLGGRVWCGWTCPQTIFRVIYRDLICTKILKIRKNIKDKQKEFDENIIKKTISVIIWAALAFVAASNFMWYFVPPEDFFTYLANPAEHKLLVGILIGITTFLVFDVVYLAENFCIYVCPYARVQSVMFDNDTIQVIYDENRGGKLYDGHTKLGKKPTTPGAECIGCEACVRVCPTHIDIRKGMQLECINCLECSDACSEVMGKLGKESLINWTSAKAIKTKSKVKYFRFRTIGYMVALSIAVIALGLMTTKKEHMLLNINRATQLYSIKVLDDNTPKVQNAYTFLIQNTDNVEHSYYFDVNETRIKIDRPLKSITLKAGGKKKVIVVLSTTQTLVDDTRRDTPIDITINAYAKDAKETISVDRKTIFVYPKQIELEKAIQSK
- the rpsU gene encoding 30S ribosomal protein S21, encoding MPGVKVHPNESFDEAYRRFKKQTDRNLVVTEVRARRFFEPMTEIRKKQKISARKKMLKRLYMLRRYESKL